In a genomic window of Occallatibacter riparius:
- a CDS encoding glycosyltransferase gives MRWRKLIEPRLDAPFPLWMIFPVIFVALYVTHFSLLRLPYYWDEAGYYIPAAWDFFRTGSLIPFTTLTNAHPPLPSVYLALWWRASDFTPEVTREAVLIVAALGLLAVWKLVLRVNGSKAVAFWTTLLTGLYPIWFAQSTLAHADIFAAACTLWGLVYALPDRGREPRVAAAWFMAAALSKETAIAIPLTLAAIYAVHAIRSHRPARTRRIKEVLWLASAAIPLAAWYVFHYAKTGFLFGNPEFLRYNAQATLTPTRVLAAFGHRVLHLTGHMNMFVPILLTGAALMLKPQLDGDGHEKSDIAPGVRRRIFILLLVNAAMFSVLGGALLCRYLLPMYPLVLVLAVSTFHRRVPYWHWLAGLSAAGFVAGIFVNPPYGFAPEDNLAYAHVIRLHEAGIAQLKAKYPGATVLSAWPVTDALSKPELGWVKHPWDVYAIDDFSSAQIDKAADEPGRYSAALVFSTKYDPPPLISLGRRFDEKYFGLHHDLPPEAIAQRLHGQLVWKGQDQGMWIGLIRFNRQFEARSDVPAGAVFASGAATTSSR, from the coding sequence TTGCGCTGGAGAAAGCTGATTGAGCCACGGCTGGACGCACCCTTCCCGCTGTGGATGATTTTTCCCGTCATCTTCGTGGCGCTCTATGTCACGCACTTCAGTCTGCTGCGCCTGCCTTATTACTGGGACGAGGCCGGATACTACATTCCCGCCGCCTGGGATTTCTTCCGCACCGGCTCGCTGATCCCGTTCACAACCCTCACCAACGCCCATCCACCCCTGCCCAGCGTCTACCTCGCGCTGTGGTGGCGTGCTTCCGACTTCACCCCTGAGGTCACGCGCGAAGCCGTCCTGATCGTGGCCGCACTCGGTCTGCTTGCCGTCTGGAAGCTGGTGCTGCGCGTCAACGGCTCAAAGGCCGTAGCTTTCTGGACGACTCTGCTGACCGGCCTCTACCCCATCTGGTTCGCCCAAAGCACCCTGGCTCACGCCGACATCTTTGCCGCCGCCTGCACCTTGTGGGGCCTGGTCTACGCGCTGCCCGACCGCGGCCGCGAGCCTCGTGTTGCCGCCGCGTGGTTCATGGCGGCGGCTCTGTCGAAAGAGACAGCGATTGCCATCCCCCTCACGCTGGCCGCGATCTACGCCGTTCATGCCATCCGCTCCCATCGACCCGCGCGCACGCGCCGCATCAAGGAAGTGCTCTGGCTGGCAAGCGCAGCGATCCCGCTGGCCGCGTGGTACGTCTTTCACTACGCCAAAACCGGCTTTCTCTTCGGCAACCCCGAGTTCCTCCGCTACAACGCGCAGGCCACGCTAACGCCCACGCGCGTGCTCGCTGCCTTCGGCCATCGCGTTCTTCATCTCACCGGGCACATGAACATGTTCGTCCCGATCCTGCTGACCGGTGCCGCGCTCATGCTGAAGCCGCAACTCGACGGTGACGGCCACGAAAAGTCCGACATCGCCCCCGGAGTCCGCCGCCGCATCTTCATTCTGCTGCTCGTGAATGCAGCCATGTTCAGCGTCCTCGGCGGAGCGCTGCTGTGCCGCTATCTGCTCCCCATGTATCCGCTGGTCCTGGTGCTGGCGGTCTCCACGTTTCACCGCCGCGTTCCTTACTGGCATTGGCTCGCCGGGCTCTCTGCCGCAGGGTTCGTGGCTGGCATCTTCGTCAATCCCCCCTATGGCTTTGCGCCTGAGGACAACCTCGCTTACGCGCACGTGATCCGCCTGCATGAAGCCGGAATCGCGCAGCTTAAGGCCAAATATCCAGGTGCGACCGTCCTCTCCGCCTGGCCGGTCACCGACGCCCTCAGCAAGCCCGAACTCGGCTGGGTGAAGCACCCCTGGGACGTCTACGCCATCGACGACTTCTCTTCCGCGCAGATCGACAAGGCCGCCGACGAGCCGGGCCGATACTCCGCGGCCCTCGTGTTTTCCACCAAGTACGACCCTCCGCCACTGATCTCGCTCGGCCGCCGCTTCGACGAGAAGTACTTCGGCCTGCACCACGATCTGCCCCCCGAAGCCATCGCCCAGCGTCTCCATGGACAGCTCGTCTGGAAAGGCCAGGACCAGGGCATGTGGATCGGCCTGATCCGATTCAATCGCCAGTTCGAAGCGCGCTCAGACGTGCCGGCAGGCGCCGTCTTCGCGTCCGGTGCTGCAACAACTTCGAGCCGCTAG
- a CDS encoding ABC transporter permease codes for MNPVTAPARQDTRPSRRASFEQTLKSARRTMVLSEILKIALDSFRASKVRFMLTALGMVIGTASVILVVTIGMTGKQFILNEIQKIGTNEVELEYAGGGASGSENVVYNDFLTRDDEKAVTAQLPGILYSSPVLQMNTRISFGGGVVKDTLVLGVSPQYQHIRNLLVPYGRFFDETDESAHVNCAVVTETFAKLRYGNADEAVGREFQISGIPFTVIGVFRQSVSDFGQSEIADETILIPFSVARYFTGTENLKQIYFSMRSMGEVTDATKEIKRIVSARHRPNSVYKTQDLREVLNMAATVSNALTAILVLVAAVTLAVGGVGIMNIMLATVRSRIREIGIRKALGATYREIKLQFLAEAIIISLTGGVIGTVVGLALPLSVRFFTDFPLPISGWSILIALSAATIVGIVFGTVPATRAAQMDPVESLKYE; via the coding sequence ATGAACCCCGTTACTGCACCAGCCCGGCAAGATACCCGCCCATCGCGGCGCGCCTCGTTCGAGCAGACGCTGAAGAGCGCCCGCCGGACGATGGTGCTGAGCGAGATCCTGAAGATTGCGCTGGACAGCTTCCGCGCCAGCAAGGTGCGGTTCATGCTCACGGCGCTGGGCATGGTGATCGGTACGGCGTCGGTGATCCTGGTGGTCACCATCGGAATGACGGGCAAGCAGTTCATCCTGAACGAAATCCAGAAGATCGGGACGAATGAAGTAGAGCTCGAGTATGCCGGGGGCGGCGCATCGGGATCGGAAAATGTCGTGTACAACGACTTTCTGACTCGCGACGACGAGAAGGCCGTCACGGCCCAGTTGCCGGGCATCCTGTACTCGTCGCCCGTGCTGCAGATGAACACCCGCATCAGCTTTGGCGGCGGCGTGGTGAAGGACACGCTGGTTCTAGGCGTGAGCCCGCAGTACCAGCACATTCGCAACCTGCTGGTGCCGTATGGGCGATTCTTCGACGAGACCGATGAGAGCGCGCACGTCAATTGCGCCGTCGTAACCGAGACATTCGCCAAGCTGCGCTACGGCAATGCGGATGAAGCTGTCGGGCGTGAGTTCCAGATCAGCGGAATTCCCTTCACGGTGATTGGCGTCTTCCGGCAGAGTGTGAGCGACTTCGGCCAGTCGGAGATTGCCGACGAAACCATCCTGATTCCCTTCTCCGTTGCGCGCTACTTCACCGGCACTGAGAATCTGAAGCAGATTTACTTCTCGATGCGCAGCATGGGAGAGGTGACTGACGCGACGAAGGAGATCAAGCGGATCGTCAGCGCGCGGCACCGGCCCAATTCGGTTTACAAGACGCAGGATTTGCGCGAAGTGCTGAACATGGCGGCGACGGTGTCGAATGCCCTCACGGCCATATTGGTGCTGGTGGCCGCGGTAACGCTGGCGGTAGGCGGCGTAGGCATCATGAACATCATGCTGGCCACGGTGCGCTCGCGCATTCGCGAGATCGGCATACGCAAGGCGCTGGGCGCAACCTATCGAGAGATCAAGCTGCAGTTTCTGGCGGAGGCCATCATCATCTCGCTGACAGGCGGAGTGATTGGAACGGTTGTGGGCCTGGCGCTGCCCTTGTCGGTGCGCTTCTTCACCGACTTCCCCCTGCCCATCTCGGGATGGTCGATCTTGATCGCTCTAAGCGCGGCCACCATCGTGGGCATCGTGTTCGGCACCGTTCCGGCCACGCGCGCAGCGCAGATGGACCCGGTAGAATCGCTCAAGTATGAGTGA
- a CDS encoding S9 family peptidase: MRPQSLCIAIASVSLHVAASGLAAFSQSSKPPITLDEYFNTTAITSTALAPDGSAAAIGTESPDWKNNAFRHDLWMWTKAGGLRPLAHMGNEASPAFSPDGKWIAFVSDRPLPGENGKAGDAGSSAGGDDDKASRIWIIAVNGGEALPLYAQKLDAHSFAWSADGAAIYYSVTQPLTEEQKDAQKAEWKDVTRWREQHRGDLLLKQAIAPALVAAVAVAPPHPDKDSARDAAKDAKDKKKSEPVLPPDAETIARSIYAIGEIAPSPDGKTIAFETEPVHHRMEGPANFEMYMVSTGGGEVRQLTHNEASESNLRWSPDSKVLHFAVTAASGSLEGKYRDVQGRLYRVDAASGKVERLGSNFDGTFDQFSLLGDGREIALGMKGTETQLYLIEGDKATKLPGRAGSYGGITTALHSNAMVVRWSTVTDPTQVYFAGDPLHPDQLTALTNLNPIFGERAKPEWEAYTWTADDGAKVEGMLIYPPDKKGAKHLRMFTLIHGGPADADGNKFGADWYDWATLAAANGWLVFRPNYRGSSGYGDEFMLQIEPHLVSKPGKDIMEGVDALVKDGIADPDHLAIGGYSYGGYMTNWLITQTTRFKSAVTGAGAVEHAANWGNDDESWDDAWYLGGRPWENPNLYQSEAALFQFDKVKTPTHLVQGGSDIRVSFLEGEAMERALESLGIPHTFLVFPGEGHGLGKNPWHGYIKVREELKWLDKYDRQSSN; this comes from the coding sequence ATGCGTCCCCAAAGCCTGTGCATTGCCATTGCATCTGTGAGCTTACATGTTGCGGCATCGGGTCTCGCCGCATTCAGCCAGTCGAGCAAGCCGCCCATTACGCTCGACGAGTATTTCAATACAACCGCGATCACTTCCACCGCACTGGCGCCGGACGGAAGTGCCGCGGCGATTGGTACTGAGTCGCCCGACTGGAAGAACAACGCGTTCCGTCATGATTTGTGGATGTGGACGAAGGCCGGCGGTCTTCGCCCGCTGGCGCACATGGGCAATGAGGCCTCGCCTGCGTTCAGCCCTGACGGGAAATGGATCGCCTTCGTGAGCGATCGGCCGCTGCCCGGGGAGAACGGCAAGGCTGGTGACGCCGGCAGCAGCGCGGGTGGCGATGACGACAAGGCCAGCCGCATCTGGATCATCGCAGTGAACGGCGGCGAGGCTCTACCGCTGTATGCGCAGAAGCTGGACGCGCACTCGTTTGCATGGTCGGCGGACGGCGCGGCGATCTACTACTCGGTGACGCAGCCGCTCACGGAGGAGCAGAAGGACGCGCAGAAGGCGGAATGGAAGGACGTGACGCGCTGGCGCGAACAGCATCGCGGCGACCTGCTGTTGAAGCAGGCGATCGCTCCGGCGCTGGTGGCCGCGGTGGCCGTGGCGCCGCCGCATCCCGATAAGGACTCGGCGAGGGACGCCGCGAAGGACGCCAAGGATAAGAAGAAGAGCGAGCCGGTTCTGCCACCTGACGCGGAGACGATTGCGCGCAGCATCTATGCGATTGGCGAGATTGCGCCTTCGCCGGATGGGAAGACAATCGCGTTCGAGACGGAGCCTGTACATCATCGCATGGAAGGGCCGGCGAACTTTGAGATGTACATGGTGAGCACGGGCGGGGGCGAGGTTCGGCAGCTTACCCACAACGAGGCGAGCGAATCGAATCTGCGCTGGTCGCCCGACAGCAAGGTTCTCCACTTCGCAGTAACCGCGGCTTCCGGTTCGCTTGAAGGGAAATACCGCGACGTGCAGGGCCGGCTTTATCGGGTGGATGCCGCCAGCGGCAAAGTCGAGCGCCTGGGATCGAACTTTGACGGAACGTTCGATCAGTTCTCGCTGCTGGGCGATGGGCGGGAGATTGCGCTGGGCATGAAGGGCACGGAGACGCAGTTGTACCTGATTGAAGGCGACAAGGCCACAAAGCTGCCGGGGCGCGCAGGTAGCTATGGCGGCATCACGACTGCGCTGCACTCGAATGCAATGGTGGTGCGCTGGTCGACCGTGACGGACCCGACGCAGGTTTATTTCGCCGGCGATCCGCTGCATCCTGATCAGTTGACCGCGCTGACCAATTTGAATCCCATCTTTGGCGAGCGGGCGAAGCCGGAGTGGGAAGCCTATACGTGGACTGCAGATGACGGGGCCAAGGTGGAGGGGATGCTTATCTATCCGCCCGACAAGAAGGGTGCAAAGCATCTGCGCATGTTCACGCTGATTCACGGCGGGCCTGCCGACGCGGATGGCAACAAGTTTGGCGCAGACTGGTACGACTGGGCAACGCTGGCTGCAGCGAACGGATGGCTGGTCTTCCGGCCGAACTATCGCGGATCGTCCGGCTACGGCGATGAGTTCATGCTGCAGATCGAACCGCATCTTGTCTCGAAACCGGGCAAGGACATCATGGAAGGCGTGGACGCGCTGGTGAAGGACGGCATCGCCGACCCCGATCACCTCGCTATCGGCGGCTACAGCTACGGCGGCTACATGACGAACTGGCTGATCACGCAGACCACGCGGTTCAAGTCAGCAGTGACCGGCGCGGGCGCGGTGGAGCATGCGGCCAACTGGGGCAACGACGATGAATCGTGGGATGACGCGTGGTACCTGGGTGGGCGGCCGTGGGAGAATCCGAACCTCTATCAGAGCGAAGCCGCGCTGTTCCAGTTTGACAAGGTGAAGACGCCGACGCACCTGGTGCAGGGCGGGTCGGACATCCGCGTCAGCTTCCTGGAAGGCGAAGCGATGGAACGGGCGCTCGAATCGCTTGGGATTCCGCATACGTTTCTTGTGTTTCCGGGCGAGGGGCACGGGCTGGGGAAAAATCCGTGGCACGGGTATATCAAGGTTCGCGAAGAGCTGAAATGGCTGGACAAATACGATCGGCAGTCGTCCAACTAG
- a CDS encoding tetratricopeptide repeat protein, with translation MSIHFPHRFRPVWRLVVLALLMVPALCPAFQANPQATDAGAGRGRILLVLPFDNNSGQPSLEWIREGASQILGSRFLSAGFAPLSRADRLYALDHLGLPAGFQPSHASSLKIAQTLDADSIIVGSFRTEGSRIETEAQIISVPRLKMSEPVTAGGEMRDLVAVFDSLAWKLTKQLDPAFSVAQETFVAAGANVHLQAFEQYIRGITEPDQDERLRHLQQAVKLNPDFSEAWMALARADYAGQRYEQAAAAFAKVKTNDAESLEAGFYRGLALMFSGDYAKAETAFAGVARVLPLAPVLNNQGVAVSRQGHDGTALFRQAEGADPAAADYHFNLAVSLNRHGDKGAAQAELAQYLKARPNDSEAQQIQSAWKGASSTSTVEPLERIVRGFDAVAFRQAAVMLDQMEATRLAALPPAQRAQTLAVQARDYLSRGLLLESERLYQQAIAQDNRSQAAHAGLAEVRERTGDAAGARKEAQASLELQPTVDAYLILARLDLAANQLEQAGHNADEALKLNPNSQAAKELLRQLSAKQGATKQQTP, from the coding sequence GTGTCCATTCACTTTCCTCACCGATTCCGCCCTGTCTGGCGGCTGGTTGTGCTCGCGCTGCTGATGGTTCCAGCGCTTTGTCCTGCTTTTCAGGCCAATCCCCAGGCCACGGACGCCGGCGCTGGCCGCGGCCGCATTCTGCTCGTGCTCCCGTTCGACAACAACAGCGGCCAGCCCAGCCTCGAATGGATACGCGAGGGAGCGTCCCAGATCCTCGGCAGCCGGTTCCTCTCCGCCGGATTCGCCCCCCTCAGCCGCGCCGACCGGCTCTATGCCCTTGACCATCTCGGTCTCCCCGCGGGATTCCAGCCGTCGCATGCAAGCTCGCTCAAGATCGCGCAGACGCTCGACGCGGATTCCATCATCGTGGGCAGCTTCCGCACCGAAGGCTCCCGCATCGAGACAGAAGCGCAGATCATCAGCGTCCCGCGCCTCAAGATGAGCGAGCCCGTCACCGCTGGCGGAGAGATGCGCGACCTGGTGGCTGTGTTCGACTCTCTCGCGTGGAAGCTCACCAAGCAGCTCGATCCCGCATTTTCCGTAGCGCAGGAGACCTTCGTCGCCGCCGGCGCAAACGTGCATCTCCAGGCCTTCGAGCAGTACATTCGCGGCATCACTGAGCCCGATCAGGACGAGCGCCTTCGCCATCTGCAGCAGGCCGTGAAGCTCAACCCCGACTTCAGCGAAGCATGGATGGCTCTGGCGCGTGCGGACTACGCCGGACAGCGCTATGAACAGGCTGCCGCCGCATTTGCCAAGGTCAAGACCAACGATGCCGAATCGCTCGAGGCCGGCTTTTATCGCGGCTTGGCCCTGATGTTCAGCGGAGACTACGCGAAGGCCGAGACCGCCTTCGCCGGCGTCGCCCGCGTGCTGCCGCTCGCTCCAGTGCTAAACAACCAGGGCGTAGCCGTCTCCCGTCAGGGGCACGATGGAACCGCGCTCTTCCGCCAGGCGGAGGGTGCCGACCCCGCCGCGGCCGACTACCACTTCAACCTCGCCGTGAGCCTCAACCGCCACGGCGACAAAGGCGCAGCGCAAGCCGAGCTGGCGCAATATCTCAAGGCGCGGCCCAATGACAGTGAGGCGCAACAAATCCAGTCCGCTTGGAAGGGCGCGTCCTCTACATCTACCGTCGAGCCTCTCGAGCGCATCGTCCGCGGATTCGACGCCGTCGCCTTCCGCCAGGCAGCCGTCATGCTCGATCAGATGGAGGCCACTCGCCTCGCTGCCCTCCCGCCCGCTCAGCGAGCGCAGACCTTGGCGGTCCAGGCCCGCGATTATCTTTCGCGCGGACTGCTGCTCGAGTCCGAGCGTCTCTATCAGCAGGCCATCGCTCAGGACAACCGCTCCCAGGCCGCGCACGCAGGGCTGGCCGAGGTCCGTGAGCGCACCGGCGACGCCGCCGGCGCACGCAAAGAGGCGCAGGCCTCGCTGGAACTGCAGCCCACGGTCGATGCGTATCTGATCCTGGCGCGGCTCGATCTGGCTGCCAACCAACTCGAGCAGGCTGGCCACAACGCCGATGAAGCGCTGAAGCTGAACCCCAACAGCCAGGCGGCAAAAGAACTTCTGCGCCAGTTGAGCGCAAAGCAGGGAGCTACCAAGCAACAGACTCCGTGA
- a CDS encoding amidohydrolase family protein, producing the protein MNRIDAHQHFWNYDPVEYGWIDEPMAALRRDFLPQDLKPLLSQVGFQGCIAVQARQSLEETRWLLSLAKQNDFIRGVVGWVDLRSAQLPDQLRDLTRDPKLVGVRHVVQAEPDDDFMLRADFRRGIAQLAAFGLAYDILVYPRQLRAAVKLVSQFPEQHFVLDHIAKPLIAQGAIEPWNTEIRALAQFPNVMCKVSGMVTEARWTGWQPEDFRPYLDVIFEAFGPERIMIGSDWPVCTVAADYHETIGIVTDYIDGLSTAQQDAILGGNCAAFYRLPE; encoded by the coding sequence ATGAATCGAATCGACGCTCATCAGCACTTCTGGAACTACGACCCAGTCGAATACGGCTGGATCGACGAGCCCATGGCGGCGCTGCGCCGCGACTTCCTGCCGCAGGATCTGAAGCCGTTGCTCTCCCAAGTGGGATTCCAAGGCTGCATCGCCGTGCAGGCGCGGCAGTCGCTCGAAGAAACCCGCTGGCTCCTCTCCCTCGCCAAGCAGAACGATTTCATTCGCGGCGTGGTTGGCTGGGTCGACCTCCGCTCCGCGCAGCTTCCGGATCAGTTGCGAGACCTCACGCGCGACCCGAAGCTCGTAGGCGTGCGACACGTCGTGCAGGCGGAGCCCGACGACGACTTCATGCTGCGCGCCGACTTCCGCCGTGGCATCGCGCAGCTTGCGGCCTTCGGCCTCGCCTACGACATCCTCGTCTACCCGCGCCAGTTGCGGGCCGCGGTCAAGCTCGTCAGCCAATTCCCGGAGCAGCACTTCGTGCTCGACCACATCGCCAAACCGCTCATCGCGCAGGGCGCGATCGAGCCCTGGAACACCGAAATTCGCGCCCTCGCGCAGTTCCCGAACGTCATGTGCAAGGTCTCCGGCATGGTCACAGAGGCGCGCTGGACCGGGTGGCAACCCGAGGACTTCCGCCCCTACCTCGACGTGATCTTCGAAGCCTTCGGGCCCGAGCGCATCATGATCGGCTCCGACTGGCCCGTATGCACGGTGGCGGCCGATTATCACGAGACCATCGGCATCGTCACGGACTACATTGACGGGCTCTCCACGGCCCAGCAGGACGCGATCCTCGGTGGAAACTGCGCCGCGTTCTACCGCCTGCCGGAATGA
- a CDS encoding DUF3467 domain-containing protein yields the protein MNPTPQQPQINVSQSPDFRESYANSVQVRVSVWDFQLVFGLASSEGPEQVTIKNRDAIYLSPQQAKALWNVLGQNLAQYEQAFGPLALEPQSHPFPQGPVH from the coding sequence ATGAATCCAACGCCTCAACAGCCGCAGATCAATGTGTCGCAGTCGCCTGACTTCCGCGAGTCCTACGCCAACAGTGTGCAGGTGCGGGTCAGCGTGTGGGATTTTCAGCTCGTGTTCGGCCTCGCCAGCAGCGAAGGCCCCGAGCAGGTCACCATCAAAAATCGCGACGCCATCTATCTGAGCCCGCAGCAGGCGAAAGCGCTTTGGAACGTCCTCGGCCAGAACCTCGCCCAATACGAGCAGGCATTCGGCCCCTTGGCGCTCGAACCGCAATCGCATCCGTTTCCGCAGGGGCCCGTCCACTGA
- a CDS encoding YjhG/YagF family D-xylonate dehydratase, with translation MAILFQSVIESAGDDLLRVATHAQGPQGSLPITAEMLRNAPSGNLFGLTQNAGMGWDPARVLDPEFLILSTHGGLRAQDGSPIALGFHSGHWEVGLLVAEAARELKAQHAVPFAGACTDPCDGRTQGTTGMMDSLPYRNDAAMVLRRLMRSLPTRKGVLGVATCDKGLPAMMMALASSGALPAVLVPGGVTLLPDEGEDAGKVQTIGARFAQEQITLEYAAEMGCRACASPGGGCQFLGTAATSQVVGEALGLSLPHTALAPSGHAIWLDAAKRSARAILRMHELGLGVRDVLTPAALRNAMVLHAAFGGSTNLLLHIPAIAFHAGLRRPTVDDWAAINREVPRLVDALPNGPRGFGTVQVFLAGAVPEVMLHLRAAGLLDTSAKTVSGESLDASLDWWRQSERRSALRRELRDRDNIDPDEVIMSPDRARSRGLTSTVCFPAGNLAPEGSVIKSTAIDASLIGNENVYRHRGPARVFTTEEAAIEAIKSGRVGHGDVVVLICGGPKGAGMQETYQVTSALKMLPHCKHVAVITDARFSGVSTGACIGHVSPEALAGGPIGRVLDGDLIEIIIDRTRLVGSVNLIGDSAGEFTAEEGVRRLAERSPREDLRPHPDLPDDTRLWAALVHASGGVWGGCVYDTDMILAALDPATT, from the coding sequence ATGGCGATTTTGTTCCAGTCAGTGATCGAGTCCGCCGGCGACGACCTCTTGCGCGTTGCCACGCATGCACAAGGGCCCCAGGGATCGCTGCCCATCACGGCGGAGATGCTGCGCAATGCGCCCTCCGGCAATCTCTTCGGCCTCACGCAGAACGCCGGAATGGGCTGGGACCCGGCGCGCGTGCTCGATCCCGAGTTCCTCATCCTCAGCACGCACGGCGGGTTGCGCGCCCAAGACGGCTCGCCGATCGCGCTCGGCTTTCACTCGGGCCACTGGGAGGTCGGGCTTCTGGTTGCAGAAGCGGCGCGCGAATTGAAGGCACAGCACGCGGTGCCGTTCGCCGGCGCCTGCACCGACCCATGCGACGGCCGCACGCAGGGCACCACAGGCATGATGGACTCGCTGCCTTATCGCAACGACGCCGCAATGGTTCTGCGCCGTCTCATGCGTTCGCTGCCTACGCGCAAAGGCGTGCTCGGCGTGGCCACCTGCGACAAGGGCCTGCCCGCCATGATGATGGCGCTGGCCTCGTCAGGTGCGTTGCCTGCGGTTCTTGTTCCCGGCGGTGTTACGCTCCTGCCGGACGAAGGAGAAGATGCCGGCAAGGTGCAAACCATCGGAGCACGCTTTGCGCAGGAGCAGATCACGCTGGAATATGCCGCGGAGATGGGGTGCCGCGCTTGCGCATCCCCCGGTGGCGGATGCCAGTTCCTCGGCACCGCTGCCACCTCGCAGGTCGTCGGCGAAGCCCTGGGACTGTCGCTTCCGCATACGGCACTTGCGCCCTCAGGGCATGCAATCTGGCTGGATGCAGCGAAGCGATCCGCGCGCGCGATTCTGCGCATGCATGAACTTGGGCTAGGTGTGCGCGATGTGCTCACCCCCGCGGCGCTGCGCAACGCGATGGTGCTGCATGCGGCCTTCGGCGGCTCAACCAATCTGTTGCTGCACATTCCGGCAATTGCGTTTCATGCCGGCCTGCGCAGGCCGACGGTCGATGACTGGGCTGCGATCAATCGCGAAGTTCCTCGTCTCGTCGACGCGCTGCCCAACGGCCCGCGCGGATTTGGGACGGTGCAGGTGTTTCTCGCCGGCGCCGTGCCTGAAGTCATGCTGCATCTGCGCGCGGCCGGACTGCTCGACACAAGCGCAAAGACCGTCAGTGGCGAGAGTCTCGATGCGAGCCTCGACTGGTGGCGGCAGAGCGAGCGCCGCTCCGCTCTCCGCCGCGAACTGCGCGACCGCGACAACATCGACCCGGACGAAGTCATCATGAGTCCGGATCGCGCTCGCTCACGCGGCCTCACATCCACGGTCTGTTTTCCCGCCGGCAATCTCGCGCCCGAGGGCTCTGTGATCAAGAGCACTGCGATTGACGCTTCTCTCATCGGCAACGAGAACGTTTATCGCCATCGCGGGCCAGCGCGCGTCTTCACAACGGAAGAGGCCGCCATCGAGGCCATCAAGTCCGGTCGCGTCGGCCATGGCGATGTAGTGGTCCTCATCTGCGGCGGCCCCAAGGGCGCTGGCATGCAGGAGACGTACCAGGTGACCTCCGCTCTGAAGATGCTGCCTCACTGCAAGCACGTCGCGGTCATCACCGACGCGCGGTTCAGCGGCGTTTCGACAGGCGCATGCATCGGCCACGTTTCGCCGGAAGCGCTCGCCGGCGGCCCCATAGGCAGAGTCCTCGACGGCGACCTCATCGAGATCATCATCGATCGCACACGCCTTGTCGGATCGGTGAACCTGATCGGTGACTCCGCCGGCGAGTTCACAGCGGAAGAAGGCGTGCGACGTCTTGCCGAGCGCAGCCCGCGCGAAGACCTCCGCCCTCATCCAGATCTGCCGGACGATACGCGGTTATGGGCAGCGCTTGTACATGCCAGCGGCGGAGTTTGGGGAGGCTGCGTCTACGACACGGACATGATCCTTGCCGCGCTCGATCCGGCGACGACCTGA